In a genomic window of Helianthus annuus cultivar XRQ/B chromosome 10, HanXRQr2.0-SUNRISE, whole genome shotgun sequence:
- the LOC110884140 gene encoding probable methyltransferase PMT17, whose translation MAKEHVGSPKYHLMEARKGHVTRLLAVSGLFTLFYILGAWQSSTISPTTHTEFTNKVGCEKTSDKAAGSLSSRTSSPSSDSLDFDSHHQLIVEDPRLPEFPPCNMSYSEYTPCQDTSRGNEFDREMLKYRERHCPSKEELLRCLIPAPPKYKLPFKWPKSRDYAWYDNIPHKELSIEKDRQNWIKVEGDRFRFPGGGTMFRYGADSYIDDINELIPLSNGTIRTAIDTGCGVASWGAYLLKRDIITMSFAPRDTHEAQVWFALERGVPAMIGIMGSQRLPYPSRAFDMAHCARCLIPWSKYGGLYLIEVDRVLRPGGYWILSGPPIQFRKLWRGWDRSREDLKHEQEDIEDVAKRLCWKKVIEKDALAVWQKPINHIDCIKIKKKHHKPLICKSGNADEAWYKDLEGCITPLPEVSSQDEVSGGAIEKWPARAMAVPPRISNNFVREITEEKFQKDNEIWKKRVTQYNRIVTALPQGRYRNILDMNAYLGGFSAALMKYPVWVMNVVPVNIQPDTLGIIYERGFVGVYHDWCEAFSTYPRTYDLIHANGVFSMYQDRCDITDILLEMDRILRPEGTVVFRDEPDLIRKIKSIAERMRWNTKTVDPESEPHNGEKILVAIKTYWTGEANEERNHTKPN comes from the exons ATGGCTAAGGAACATGTCGGATCGCCAAAGTATCACTTAATGGAAGCAAGAAAGGGTCATGTCACGCGTTTGTTAGCCGTTAGTGGACTCTTCACCTTATTCTACATATTGGGGGCTTGGCAAAGCAGTACTATCTCCCCTACAACGCATACGGAATTCACAAACAAAGTTGGATGTGAAAAAACATCTGATAAAGCCGCTGGTTCGttatcatcaagaacatcatcaccATCTTCTGACTCGTTGGATTTTGATAGTCATCATCAATTAATAGTTGAGGATCCACGTTTACCCGAGTTCCCACCGTGTAACATGTCCTATAGTGAATACACTCCATGCCAAGACACTTCGCGTGGTAACGAATTCGATAGAGAAATGTTGAAGTATAGAGAGAGACATTGTCCGAGTAAAGAAGAACTCCTGCGTTGCCTCATACCCGCACCACCAAAGTATAAACTACCCTTTAAATGGCCAAAAAGTCGAGACTATGCGTGGTATGATAACATTCCCCATAAAGAACTTAGCATCGAGAAAGATCGCCAAAACTGGATTAAAGTTGAAGGCGACCGGTTTAGATTTCCTGGAGGTGGTACTATGTTTCGCTATGGAGCCGATTCTTACATTGATGATATCAATGAACTTATACCTCTCTCAAACGGGACCATTCGAACCGCAATAGATACAGGGTGTGGA GTTGCAAGTTGGGGTGCATACCTGCTCAAGAGAGACATAATCACAATGTCTTTTGCTCCAAGGGACACACATGAAGCCCAAGTATGGTTTGCGTTAGAACGTGGGGTTCCCGCTATGATTGGCATTATGGGATCACAAAGACTTCCTTACCCGTCCCGGGCATTTGACATGGCTCATTGCGCTCGTTGCCTAATTCCATGGAGTAAATATG GTGGATTGTATTTAATTGAAGTAGACAGAGTTCTAAGACCTGGTGGTTATTGGATACTTTCTGGACCTCCTATTCAGTTTAGGAAGTTGTGGAGAGGATGGGACAGAAGTAGAGAAGATTTGAAACATGAACAAGAAGATATCGAGGATGTCGCGAAGCGTCTTTGTTGGAAAAAAGTCATAGAAAAGGATGCTTTAGCTGTATGGCAAAAACCAATCAACCACATTGATTGCATCAAAATCAAAAAGAAGCATCACAAGCCACTTATATGCAAATCGGGCAATGCTGACGAAGCATG GTATAAAGACCTTGAAGGTTGCATTACCCCCTTGCCAGAAGTAAGCAGCCAGGATGAAGTCTCGGGTGGAGCTATAGAAAAATGGCCCGCACGCGCAATGGCAGTGCCGCCTAGAATTAGCAACAATTTTGTAAGAGAAATCACAGAAGAGAAATTTCAAAAGGATAACGAAATATGGAAAAAGCGTGTGACACAATATAACCGCATAGTTACTGCTTTACCTCAAGGAAGATACCGTAACATATTGGACATGAATGCTTACCTTGGTGGATTTTCTGCAGCCTTGATGAAATATCCGGTATGGGTAATGAATGTGGTTCCGGTCAATATCCAACCTGACACGCTAGGAATTATTTATGAACGTGGATTCGTCGGGGTATACCATGATTGGTGTGAGGCATTCTCAACTTATCCAAGAACATATGATCTCATCCATGCAAATGGTGTGTTCAGCATGTATCAAGATAG GTGTGATATCACGGACATTCTATTGGAAATGGACCGAATCTTGCGGCCTGAAGGGACCGTAGTGTTTAGAGATGAGCCGGATCTGATAAGAAAGATTAAAAGTATAGCCGAACGTATGAGGTGGAATACCAAGACAGTTGACCCTGAAAGTGAACCACACAACGGAGAAAAAATACTTGTTGCTATTAAGACCTACTGGACTGGTGAAGCTAATGAGGAGCGAAACCACACTAAACCGAACTAG
- the LOC118482601 gene encoding uncharacterized protein LOC118482601: protein MDKNINKYISLVTEMNNLVKGVKEKCFWDVEIMEMCKRWDDAVKNTVPRTDEVSSEGDEAFQNKVGQGGETIQELGGDGDATLEHENTGNDKGCDDVHNMTFDDGGISDSCLATLQTIEPGVYRQTTEVTQADVVNNMDQPVNLAECSQQQAQRQNTITESMLNELVKINPDVYGKEKPPTTSADETDEVTEAEMQSVESLLKLFNTQISYKK from the exons ATGGACAAGAATATAAATAAATACATTTCTCTGGTTACGGAAATGAATAATCTCGTTAAGGGGGTAAAGGAAAAGTGTTTCTGGGATGTTGAAATTatggaaatgtgtaaaagatggGATGATGCGGTTAAAAATACAGTTCCGAGAACTGATGAAGTAAGCTCTGAAGGTGATGAGGCGTTTCAAAACAAAGTTGGACAGGGTGGCGAAACAATTCAAGAGTTAGGAGGCGATGGAGATGCAACATTGGAACATGAAAACACAGGAAACGATAAAG GATGTGATGATGTTCATAATATGACATTTGATGATGGGGGTATTTCAGACTCATGCCTAGCTACCTTACAAACCATCGAACCAGGCGTATACAGGCAGACGACAGAAG TGACACAAGCAGATGTGGTAAACAACATGGACCAACCTGTAAATTTGGCAGAGTGCAGTCAGCAACAAGCACAGAGACAGAATACAATAACCGAGTCGATGTTAAATGAGCTTGTAAAGATAAACCCTGACGTCTATGGTAAAGAAAAGCCTCCGACCACATCCGCTGATGAAACTGATGAAGTGACAGAAGCAGAAATGCAGTCGGTTGAGTCACTTTTAAAATTATTCAACACACAAATTTCATACAAAAAATAA
- the LOC110880729 gene encoding protein FAR1-RELATED SEQUENCE 5-like, giving the protein MDPQSSNARNIYDIEFEDAEVDTGHDDAEQYRNPTYRNPTSDNNVLLDDQTNERLYIPEVASSCVPVIGMEFSSIEQAYVFYQTYAKKAGFSARKGGEHHVGGIIKTKYFVCSKEGHKPQEFDDPYSKLSKPYKRRNRPTIRTGYKAQIKLCSTDGVLYKVDKFVQSHNHSFVCPKDMHLLPAYRHLSETQEEMIWELGTLNLGPVKAFNIMRQRYGGFENVGATKDDCKNFRARIHSYIGEYDADMVINRLTDKKQFMVDYSFFHSVDENKRLSGLFWADGLCKRNYAEFGDVISFDATLKTNKLFITSMLFLYKMVFVPFTGIDNHCRNLTLGAGLLASESIESYKWLLQSFFNSFGKQPKVVVTDQDPAMKQAIEADKSRHRLCMWHIMKKLADKVGHELCNNKEFKRRMCDIVWTYSIAPETFERDWKLIMIEFGLTENKWIDDMFGMRSSWIPAFYRHEPMSGLMRTTSRSESESHFFCQVANSQLTLVEFFNHFDGAMDIQRFNHRKNDHISRNTIPDNFSESTLEDDAMKIYTRSIFADQQAELQGTLSECLPMETKIEEPFLKISMKDWKAHGDGLLEVCFKKGEDVIASCTCRRFEQYGLLCKHIYFVFKMFKVKEIPNKYVMRRWTKDVVPNDLNNTFDISVDDNDAHKKAKEVGYEIMQTGEYLIGNLMKDFDHLLIVRDRMREMKEMVDELRITKPIDPKFDRYSRLIGYEKPNTDAPPTVHVPTGIRNKGRGSHKRIKSKKEKIISLKGKRSRTCSVCNIKGHDIRTCEVLKGKATAADKDANKEGRK; this is encoded by the exons ATGGATCCACAGAGTAGTAATGCTCGAAACATATATGATATCGAATTTGAAGATGCTGAGGTCGATACCGGTCATGATGATGCAGAGCAATATAGGAATCCGACATATAGGAATCCGACATCAGACAACAACGTTCTTTTAGACGATCAGACTA ATGAAAGATTGTATATCCCAGAGGTAGCTTCATCATGTGTTCCTGTTATTGGAATGGAATTCTCTTCCATAGAACAAGCATATGTTTTTTATCAGACAtatgccaagaaggcagggtTCTCCGCTCGAAAAGGAGGTGAACATCATGTTGGTGGTATTATCAAGACTAAATATTTTGTGTGTTCAAAGGAGGGGCATAAACCACAGGAATTTGACGATCCTTATTCGAAGTTGTCTAAGCCATATAAACGTAGGAACAGACCGACTATTCGAACCGGCTATAAAGCTCAAATTAAGCTTTGTTCGACGGATGGGGTGTTGTATAAGGTTGATAAGTTTGTTCAGTCGCATAATCATTCATTCGTGTGCCCCAAAGATATGCATTTATTACCAGCTTATAGACATCTTTCTGAGACACAAGAAGAGATGATATGGGAGCTTGGTACATTGAATCTTGGGCCAGTGAAAGCCTTTAATATAATGAGACAAAGATACGGAGGGTTTGAAAATGTAGGCGCAACTAAAGACGATTGCAAGAATTTTAGAGCTAGGATACATAGCTATATCGGggagtatgatgcagatatggttATCAATAGGTTGACCGATAAAAAGCAGTTTATGGTTGATTATTCATTCTTTCATTCGGTCGATGAAAACAAACGATTAAGTGGCCTGTTTTGGGCCGATGGGTTGTGCAAACGTAACTATGCTGAGTTTGGAGATGTCATATCGTTTGATGCTACACTTAAAACCAATAAGTTATTCATCACTTCAATGTTATTcct GTATAAAATGGTTTTTGTACCTTTTACTGGTATTGATAATCACTGTCGGAATCTGACGCTTGGAGCCGGGTTGCTAGCATCCGAAAGCATTGAATCATACAAGTGGCTTTTACAATCATTTTTCAACTCTTTTGGTAAGCAGCCGAAGGTGGTTGTCACTGATCAGGATCCCGCGATGAAACAAGCTATCGAAGCAGATAAGAGTAGGCACAGATTAtgtatgtggcacataatgaagaAACTTGCTGATAAG GTCGGACATGAGTTGTGCAATAACAAAGAGTTTAAGAGACGTATGTGTGACATTGTATGGACATATTCGATTGCGCCAGAAACGTTTGAGAGAGACTGGAAGCTGATAATGATTGAATTCGGTCTAACTGAGAATAAgtggattgatgatatgtttggCATGAGATCTTCGTGGATTCCAGCTTTCTATCGTCATGAGCCCATGTCTGGGCTTATGCGGACCACTTCTAGATCAGAGAGCGAAAGCCATTTTTTCTGTCAAGTGGCGAATTCTCAACTTACCCTTGTTGAGTTCTTTAACCATTTTGATGGTGCAATGGACATTCAAAGATTCAACCATCGGAAGAATGACCATATATCTAGAAATACAATCCCAGATAACTTTTCTGAATCTACTCTAGAGGATGATGCTATGAAAATTTACACCAGGTCAATTTTCGCTGATCAACAGGCAGAGTTACAAGGAACACTGTCCGAGTGCCTTCCTATGGAGACTAAAATTGAGGAACCTTTTTTGAAGATAAGTATGAAGGATTGGAAAGCTCACGGCGACGGTTTATTAGAG gTTTGTTTCAAGAAGGGGGAGGATGTAATTGCATCATGCACTTGTCGTAGGTTTGAACAATATGGATTGTTGTGCAAACATATATATTTTGTGTTCAAGATGTTCAAAGTGAAGGAAATTCCCAACAAGTACGTTATGAGAAGATGGACTAAAGACGTGGTACCGAATGATCTTaataatacatttgatattagtGTTGACGATAATGATGCGCATAAAAAGGCCAAAGAGGTTGGGTATGAGATTATGCAGACCGGAGAGTATCTTATTGGTAACCTGATGAAAGATTTCGATCATCTACTTATAGTCAGGGATCGGATGAGGGAGATGAAAGAAATGGTTGATGAActtcgcataaccaagcccatcGACCCTAAGTTTGATAGATATTCAAGGTTAATTGGTTACGAGAAACCAAACACTGACGCTCCACCTACAGTCCATGTGCCAACCGGTATTAGAAACAAAGGACGCGGTTCACATAAGCGGATTAAATCAAAAAAAGAGAAAATTATTAGTCTAAAAGGCAAGAGAAGTCGGACATGCAGtgtttgcaatatcaaaggtcatgACATTCGAACCTGCGAGGTGTTAAAGGGTAAAGCTACTGCTGCTGATAAGGATGCCAATAAGGAGGGGAGGAAATGA